aataatgacatattaagaattaagtttggtgatatgacttagttgtaattttgtacttaattatgatattcatgtaattgaccaaaaaaaaatccatcataatgagcaaaaaaaaaaaaaaaaaaaaaagagagaagaaagaggGAGAGATTGAATACTCACCACTCAAGTACAATTGAATAAAAATGTTTGATATTCCAAATTACTCAACCCCATCCAATCCAAATCaatatttgtttaattttctttGTTGTAATGTTGAATTTAATTTAACTAAATACACTAAGTTTACCTTAAATTAGTTTATTTGCCAAAAAACtaaccaattcaaaatcaaCCTAATCATAAATTTGGTTGCTTCTTTATCAAGTAGGGACAAATGGTCAATTTGGCTCCTAATCTTTGTTTGCAAGTGATTTTGTCCAAAGTGAACCTTAGCTATCAATTTAACTcaatttatatttgaaaaattaattcaaaaatataattaattttgataTAACCATCTAAATTTTGATGGTTTTGTCACTCTAAGATATAATCACACGTCTAAACTTGTTAGTTTTTATCATTTGACATCCTGAATTTATATAGACATATCATGCATCTAAACTTATCAATGTTCAACCTTTGATACCATTATTTACTGACATGATATAAACCGTGTATAAATGAAAGTTTGACTTGACGTTACCATGTCAACTTCAAAGTATGTCAAATCAGTAAATAAGTGTgttgaaaattcaaaattgacaagtttacGTATGTCagtaaattagaaatttagaatgTCAAATGATGAAAAGTGACAAATTTAAACGTGTAGTTATTTATTAAACCAATTTTGTCTAAATATCAAATTATGCCTAAAATTAAGAAATGAGAAGTTTTGGACAATATACATCCTTGTATACCAGCAcaaattccaattttttttcaatattatTACAGAAagaatgattatatatatataaaaaaggaattaatcaagaagaaaaataaggtATGTACTCATGTTCAATCGTAGTAGGCAATGTCCGAGTAACAGAAGCAGTAGGTGCTCTAACATGTCCAACCATTGATACTTGCAGAGCTTCTTCTTCATAAGCTCTTCTCTCCATCTCTTCCATTTTCGCTTTCTTTTTCACTTTCACAAACATCGCCACCAAAAGCAAACACAACAAAAACACACCCAATACACTTCCCACCGTACTCCCCACCACCACTTTCCACAGGCTGATCTTCCTTGTCACCGTCGCCGGAGTCACCACCTGCTCCGCCGATTTAACCACCAACCCATAATGCCCATTCCTTGTCGTCACACAAACATTATTAGAAACATCTTTTAATGTCACTTTCCCATTATCCTCAAAACTAGCACACTTTGCCCTAATTAAATTACTGGTAAAGTTAGTGAAATTGATTGAAATTGGCTTTTCTCCGGCGATGATTTGGAGCTCAAAAGGGTTGCTAAGATTGAAACTTTTATCAGTACCAGCATTATAAGctaaaagacctaaaattggtgAGACAAGCTTATACCCTTTTAAATCATAATTAGAATAGTACTTAGAAGATAAATTAACCCCCAAATTTTGGCTAATTAACATTACTCTCTCCACACATGGTTGAATGATCACACCAATACCCAGATTGAATTCCTTGATCTGAGCTCCATATCTGCGTAGACTGCCGCACCGGAATCTTGCTGTGTTCACTTTGATCCCGGAGAAGTTTGCAGGCAAGTTTATAGCTTGTACAATGCCTGTTTTTAAGTGGAAATCATAGGACTTGAAAGTGTAATCTCTAATGAAAAGATCAAGATTGTGTGATTGGGAAGAAGAATTGATGGGGTGAGATTGAAGTGTGAAAATAGGTGAAAATGATAGAAGAATTAtcaaagagaagagagaagaaggcATGATTTGTAAATGAAGTTAAATTAGGGAAGGAAGAAGAAATGAGTGATGTAATTGTGTGGCTTAGAAGGTAAACTATGAAGAAGGGGGGAAAAGGGGGAAGTTAATGATTGAAATTGAGCCAAGAAAGTAAAGGAATTGGCATGCTTATGGGATGAAATTGGAATGAgggtttagtttaatttttgtGTCTTAATTGTGTTGATAACATGTTTCCCACTCCAATAGCTTTGTGGGTCTCATAGTAGCTTAGTTGTGTTGTTTAATTGTGTGCTTTTTTCCCCAACTAAATTCACATGGAAAAGAGTCAACCTTGTAAGCATATCTTAGCTTTCTTAATCATTAGTGCTAATGGCTCTTCTACTTTTATTGTAAAAGAGATAACGTTGTTCTTTGTGACAAAAGAATGCTCACTTTTGATCAATAAGTTAATAGAAAGGAAACCTTTtgtggacattggacatttgaCTTGGGGGGTatggtattattattattatctcttttGCAATTACACACATGAGGCAACTCATTTCACTTCAAAACTATTAGCTTTTTTATAATAGATAATGGTTTTTAAAATACTTGAAGTTTGAAGTaaggtatatatataaatttcttaTAATGTAGCACTAAAA
The DNA window shown above is from Euphorbia lathyris chromosome 1, ddEupLath1.1, whole genome shotgun sequence and carries:
- the LOC136213627 gene encoding uncharacterized protein produces the protein MPSSLFSLIILLSFSPIFTLQSHPINSSSQSHNLDLFIRDYTFKSYDFHLKTGIVQAINLPANFSGIKVNTARFRCGSLRRYGAQIKEFNLGIGVIIQPCVERVMLISQNLGVNLSSKYYSNYDLKGYKLVSPILGLLAYNAGTDKSFNLSNPFELQIIAGEKPISINFTNFTSNLIRAKCASFEDNGKVTLKDVSNNVCVTTRNGHYGLVVKSAEQVVTPATVTRKISLWKVVVGSTVGSVLGVFLLCLLLVAMFVKVKKKAKMEEMERRAYEEEALQVSMVGHVRAPTASVTRTLPTTIEHERSKHDTRNINNDKRRKRRNFCG